In Acipenser ruthenus chromosome 15, fAciRut3.2 maternal haplotype, whole genome shotgun sequence, a genomic segment contains:
- the LOC117421827 gene encoding endothelial differentiation-related factor 1 homolog, which translates to MAESDWDTVTVLRKKGPTASQAKSKQAVASAQRRGEELETTKKWSAGQNKQHLVTKNTAKLDRETEELHHQRVPLEVGKVIQQGRQNKGMTQKDLATKVNEKPQIIADYECGRAIPNNQVMGKIERALGLKLRGKEVGLPLEAGPKKK; encoded by the exons ATGGCAGAAAGCGACTGGGATACTGTCACCGTCCTGAGGAAGAAGGGCCCGACCGCATCGcaggcaaaatccaaacag GCAGTCGCGTCAGCACAGAGAAGAGGGGAAGAACtcgaaacaacaaaaaaat GGTCTGcaggacaaaacaaacagcatctgGTGACCAAAAACACAGCCAAGCTGGACCGGGAAACGGAGGAGCTTCACCATCAGAGGGTCCCATTAGAGGTGGGCAAAGTCATTCAGCAAGGAAGACAGAACAAAGGGATGACTCAGAAAGACCTGGCCACT AAAGTCAATGAAAAGCCCCAGATCATTGCAGATTATGAATGTGGGCGAGCCATTCCCAACAATCAGGTCATGGGCAAGATTGAGAGAGCCCTTG GCCTGAAGCTTCGTGGGAAGGAGGTTGGGCTTCCCCTCGAGGCGGGACcaaaaaagaaatga